The Anabas testudineus chromosome 1, fAnaTes1.2, whole genome shotgun sequence genomic sequence CTTAACTTCTGTTCCTATCTCTGTCATCGCTCTGCTCTTCAGGTCTGAGCAACATCATCGGCATCATTGTCTACATCTCCAGCAACGCCGGAGATCCCAGCGACAAGAAGGACGAGGACAAGAAGAGCCAGTACAACTACGGCTGGTCCTTTTATTTTGGCGCCCTTTCATTCATCGTGGCTGAATCCGTGGGCGTCCTTGCTGTCAACATATATATcgagaaaaacaaagagacgcGCTTCCGGGCCAGGCGCGACTTCATTAaaaccacctcctcctcttcaccgTACTCACGCATACCGAGCTACCGCTACAGGCGAAGGCGCTCGCGCTCCAGCTCGAGGTCGACGGACCCATCCCGCGAACCCTCCCcggtgaggatgaagatgggcggaggatgtggtggaggaggaggaggcttgGGGATGGGGTTGCCCATGGGAGATATATCGCTGTACGCCCTCAGTAGGGACCCTTTAAAGAGTGGAAGTGGGACTGCAGGGCCCTACAGTCCTGAGAGGGACTCCGGGTTTTTACAAGTTCACAACTGCTTCCAGAAAGATCTGAAAGATGGAGTGAACAGGAGAACCACGCCGGTATGAGGTCAGAAGAAGTGAAACAATAAGCTTCGATGGAACACGTTAGATACTGTACAGTTGATGAGAAAGGACAATTCCTCCCCGAGGCTGTTCAGGCAGCAGGGATGTTGAAAGGTCAGAGCTCAAATTTGTTTTCCTTGTGTCCCTCTGTGTCAGAAAAGTGCCAATCAGTGTTTCATTTGGTGAAAGAGGAAAAGCTCATATAAAAAGAActtttctatatatatagaCTGGATGACTCAATATCTTTTTGTAAGTGTTGAATTCAAATATAAGATGCCCACTACTTGAGAAAGTCACTTCTACACAAGTGGACAGTTTTCTGGCTTTCTTTAAAAATCAGTCACTTTAGACTTGGCCTGATTAAAAGTATTACATTTTTCTAGATCAGATActtaatatattaaatattctgAATATTGACTTCCAAGTAATgattgctgatgtttttttttttctctctctctctgaagtTACCGTATAGTGTAGTTATTCTGGGACAAAAAAGATGTTTGTCACCAAAATAGTTTGTTACAATTAATGAATTTCTGTGATCGCCTactgtattgtgtttgtttgtaaattAACACAACTGGTGCTAACTCAATCTGTACACCTTCGATAGTCTTAAGCCTCCTCAACTGCCATATAAATACTTTTACTGTCTCTCAGTAGCCTCTCTTAAGCTTGTGTGTGAGTCAAGTGATAAATATGTGTGTTACAGTAGATGAAGTGTGTCTTATGGCTTGGAAACACTGCCACACTATGAGATATTCATACTGTGAATATGGATTTCtgtagatataaatatatatataaatataaatggtcagacacacagtaatgTCTGTATTTACCAggatgctgtgtgtttttttgtttttttttgtactgtctGTGTGGTTTGCTCTCAGTTCGCTCAGGGTCGATGTATGGAACTAATGAGTTCCTTACCTAATCCAGACAGACTGTTAGAGTTattgtgtgtgaaaacagaggTGAGCTCACGCTCTATCCTTCACTCTAACATGACATTACTGCCTTTGTGTTCAGAGGGTGTTCTTTGATTaggctgcaggaaaacacacctGCTGCTGAGGCAGGACtcatattaaatgtatttctgttctGCATACTGcttattgttaaaaaaatgtcttcaaagGGAATTGACACACAACACCCACTTCGCTCCATATATTCTTTTGCTATATATTCTTTTGCCaactttaattatttctatCACATCACATAAATCTGTTGTTAAGGTCTCCGCACATCTGTATGTAGACCCACTTATTCTGATGATTGTCTTGTGGTTGATTCAGAACCCTAAAGAGGGAGTTTTAAGTTCTTCTAGTCTGGATTTTTCCCATTCAGAAAGAACTGCAGACCTGATGTGCTAGTCAGCCATTAGCTTCACTTTGCTCgtgctttgatttaaaaacgCGGGCTGAGGTTTGGTTGGACAAAGCAGCACGCCGTTACTTTCCACAGGTTTTGCTATTCCTCATAGAGGGAGTATTTAGCTAATGGCGTGGGGTTGATGGGCCTGTTACATGCTGCTATCAAACTGCACGGCAGACAGTCGGGTACCCACAGGGTGTTAAAGGAAATCGGCATCAGCCAACTTAATGCTTGATTGAACTAACAGGCTCCCAAATGCTCATCCACACTCTCAAAAGTTTGTCTCATTGTCTCTAAACAATAACCGgagcggtgtgtgtgtgtgtgtgtgtgtgtgtgtgtgtgtgtgtgcgtgtgtgtgtgtgtggagagcgAGTAAAAGTTCAAATTACTCATTCTTCTAGTACACACTTGACTGACTCCCCTGTCAACTTCATGGTGTGTTTCCTTGTTACATTTTTAGCAGCAGTTGGGAttggtttaatttgtttgttgatttctGAATCACTGTCACGGCGGCTGCCTTGTGTGCTTAAACATTCGGTGCCGTTAGAGGCTCCGTGAAGTCACCGATCTCCCAGTTACAGTTGTCATTCAAGTCACTGAGACGGAGGAGAGGAAGCCTTGAATGAGAACAGACTTGTTTTCATTCTGTGAGCGTGTGATGTATCTTTGTTATGCCAAACTGGTCCGATGACCTTGCTTCCATCATATCAGTCGTAAATTTGTGCAATTCCTCATCACCCCTCTGCTCCATCCATAAACCAGGCTGTTTAACCCTGTGAATTTGAATGCCATGGACTGTCACTTATATATTTTCATCCACAATAAAGCCGCGCTACCCTCCCTCCTGTTGTGCTCCAGTGAAATATCTCCTCCTGTAATTGAGAGGAAAATGGCAGGGTCGCCACTCTGTGCTGCCACAGGACTGGCCAACATGCTTGTTAGCATCGGTACCTTGCTGTGCAGGAAGATAAAATAATGCTTCAGGGTCTCAGCTCAGGTTCCGTCTTTGGATTTACAGGCCTAACAAACAGTAGAGGACACTGCAGGCCAGACAGCCTACACTGAAACTGACAAAGCCAGCgctataataaaacatttacaaccggcaattgtttctttaaaacacaATTCAGCAGCTATAATTTTAGCAAATAAAACCTGCGTGTATGTCTCCTCTCATAGCATGTGGAGGGATGATCGAGGCTCAATGCTGGATTACAATTACAAACCAAGTAGAATTGGTTTGCACAGAAATAAAGTAACATGttgtataaatgtgtttatttaattaatttgaactgtttaatataaaatattttttgcctATTGGTTTATTAATAAGGATTTGTGGAGAATATCATACTTATATCACTGATCATCTCTGTGATTCATGGAGAATGTCACACTGGTACAATGTGAAGTAGTGAGAGCAGCACTTTACTCTACACCGCGCTGATGCTTGGagatccattttatttattcgGACAGGGGAATGACAGCAGTACGTATTAGTTCAGGATTAAGTGAAGTTCGTGGTGTTAGAACAACATGTACTCTGAGGTTACAGACCCACTGTGAAAGCCAGATGTGATTTCCTCCTGAGAGATCCCATCTCCACAggccctctctctcctcccaaGTTCtttttgaaattttaaaatggCTGACATTTCTCCCGGCAGGAGGCTCGATTCCTCACTCCCTGTCGGTATCGGTGCCATACTGTTGATCCAGGAACCACAGGCATCCGTTAGGATGACATCTGTCCCTGTGCTAAGACTGGATTTAGCCAGCAGCAGTCGGAGCTTAACCCTTTTCAGCTGCAATGACACATGAAAAACATCAGGCCATCACGGCACAGTTGATATAGCCAATGATTTGACAGTGTCTTCAGAAATGGACGCCAATTTCTTGTCCTCAAATTTTAACCACAATTGTCACCCCTGAAATGATTGCACGCTCCACTCAATGCTGTATTGTCCACATGTTTACGTTACTTGTTTCAGTTCATTACTTGTTACTTGTTAATATGATGTACTACCAAGCCTGTAAAGACAAAGTATCTTTAATTGTTTCCATGCTCACACTGCAAATaatctgttttgctttttaatatataattttattactCTTCAATAATAAAACCAATGTGAATGGAACATGTACACTTTACTGATCCTAGAGTAAAACTGTTGTGGACAACTGCTGCATTCAAAGTGCTACTACGTGGGGGTTCAGGGTCTTGTCAAAAGACACTTGCACGTGTGGACACATGGAACCATGGATCAGACCACAGACACTGCAGGCCGTGGATGACTACTAAGTAATTTGGACTCACAGAGCTATAGCAGCACAATTCAAGTACATTATAATCATAGTTAATTTGATAAAACAATAgtcaaaatattcaaaatgctAAATAGTACATCTCTTTTTAATTGAGTCCAAGACAAAGTCCGAGTCTGATCTGAGCTCAAGAATCTTTCTATATTaatcatatattattatattaagaGAACTCATTTACTCTTAAAGCAGTAAGGATTAACtcagaacaacagcagcagcaccttcATAGCAAAGAGTGTAAATAGATACTGTGGTTTAAAAGCTCCTATCCTGTCACCTCATCCACCCTGAATCCTTAACTTTAAATATACTACATTTAAACTGTTTCGCCTTAAAAACCACAGCAACTAaacttttgttaaatgtttctgtctaaTAGCAGCAGACAGAGGCTGCTTTCAGTTGGTACAGTGCCAGAACAACATAATCTCCTCTCACTTGCAGAGTTGTATAAGGAAATGTataacacagaacaacaaatgcTGCATCAGAGAAAGCTCCTTGTTTTGGAAACAATAATCTATAAACCAATATTCAATAGCTTTGAACAACACAGTTCAATTTAGATCATTAAGTGTATTTTAATTGAGCAACAGCTCGACAAGGGGCACGATCCGTAGCGTCTCTTCAAGCCCAACTGAACTCTGATTCGTTCATTTAATTTTTCCTTCCTGTCATCAGGAAGCCCAATTTATGAATTCAACATTTTTGCACGCATGCTTTGCATATTTCAGTCTCTATGCAAAGTTCACAAACAGAGACTCACTCTAAAAATCTGAAGCCAGTCGAGGCTGGATCAAAATCTTTTAACCTTAACTCTAACACGGAAAGTGATCGATGACCCTTTTGACCATAACTTTGGGCATTATTTGTGCAAGTGAGAAGCAGCCATGACAATCTGTAATCAATGTAGCCTCATGTCCTCTATGATTACAATCAATAGAGTTTGGTTTATGGTCAGTGTGTGGTTCATTATGTCACTGACATCAGTAAGAACGATGGGGAGCTGTGACAAGTAATTGAGAAGAAACAAATTTTGAGAAGCATGAAAAATTTGACCGTTCAGTGATTTCAACAGCAAATCAGTTGTTATTTTAGACATTAAATTTACATGTTTAATATCTCAGAGTTTGAACAGCCTTAATTGTCATTGTACATCATGTACACAACGAAATTAGTTGAGCTCTACTGGtgcaaaacaatacaaaaagtaaaaaaacaataaaataatagagtaaaacaataaacacacatatagcCATATTAAtcactcactgtcacacacagatCTCTATAGGTTGTACATGAGTCTCTGTTATGTGGTGTTTAGGAGTCTGACAGCCAATGgagaaaattattaaaattaaaatgtaattctaTTTTCCAGCCTGTTTGTCCGGCTATTTATGCTTCTGTATCCTTCTCTGCAGGAGAATAAAGAGATTCTGGACCTTGCGATGCCTTCCAGCGAGGTTAGGTTGCAGCCGGTGGTTTTTTGTGCTGTTCATATTACCCTCTGTAGACCTTTCCTGTCCGCAGCTGTTGAACCGGCGTGCCAAACTGTGAAACAGTATGTGAGGAAGCTTTCTATCATGGAGCAGCAGAATGaagtcatcagctgttgttccACCTGATTTTTCTGCAGGACCCTGAGGAAGTGGAGTCTCCGTTTGTGTCCCAGGTGAGATCTTGGCTAATGTGCACTCCCAGGAATTTGAAGAAGGAAGCCCTCTTCACGCAGTCCCCCTTGATATAAAGTGGGGCAGTCCAGTACCATCTCCTATGTCTTGCTGGTGTTTAGATATAAATTGTTTGCTGAGCACCATGTGGACAACTTCTAGACCTCTTCTCTGTGTGCTGATTCGTCATCTTTTGAGATAAGACCGAGCACTGTCGAGTCATCTGCAAACAACATTTATGATGTTAGATGGGTCAGAGGAGGTCAGAGGAGATGCAGTTGTGTGTGCACAGCGAGTACAGGTATGGACTGAGCACACACCAACGAGGAGACGCTGTGCTGTGCGTCAGGGTGGATGGTGTTGAAGCATTCTGACTGAGCATTTAGGCGTCCCCTGTTGACCTATTTGCTCTGTAGGCAAACTGGTGTTGATCGAAGTTTGAGGGAAGGCAAGACATGAGGTGTTGAAGGACCAGGACTACAGAAGTCAGTGCGATAGGTTTTATAGTTGTTCAGGCTAGTTATGGCTGTTCTCTGTGATAGGGACTGTGATAATTGTAGCAGCTTTCAGGCACAGTGGAACACCAGCAGTTCAGCTCCTTCACCAGTGAGACATCAGCGCTGACTGTCTTCATCGTGCTGTCCTCATGTGTCTTCATGTGACTGTACCTCTGCTGATATCCAGGGTTTGCTGTAAACCCCTATCCACTGTGACATTGTCACTGCAGGTCTTGATCTATGAGAGTACAGTGTCAGTGCATTCTTGCAGCTCCAGATGTTTGAATATGCTCCACTCAGTGCTTTTAAAATAGTCCTGCAATTGGAAAATTGATCCTTCTACTAAGAGGGGTATATGCTAAAATCAGTAGCAGAGAGAGATGGTCAGACATACCCAGATCAGGGAGGGGGTTGTTctgtgggttagggttagggtctgTTTTAAGTTTGAATACACTTGATCTAAAGTGTTCTCTCCTCTGCTGGGACACATATTGTAAAACCTAATATCATTAAAATAAGCaacaaatgtctgttttgttgtCATGCTCCTCCACCTCAATCAATGTGACCTTTAACTCATCAAACACTCTGGAATAGATCTGGTATAAATCAGGCTTACAAAGCATCCAGAAGGCACAACCCTTAAACCCAAAATAGATTGGTAGGTGGTTGTAAAGATATTTTCATCAGCTACATAACCAGCGCAgcaatgtttcatttcatttctagcCCGTCTGCATGTTACTGTAGCTGTAGCAGACACTTATAATCAGATTGAACTACCAGCTAATTTCTGATCATACATCTGTGAATTACAATCAAAGACTCAGAGGTACAGAACTACACTGATGCAGATATGGAAAGAATGTGCAAACTCAGCAAGCCAGAACTGAATCCAGGTCCTGCTTCCTGTGAGGCGACAGACTGTAATAACTACTGCATCAGCTTTCCTCAAGTCACACACTCCAATTGTTGTCAATAATCCTGCTGAAgtggatatacagtatttacagcaggaagaaaaagtatgtgaaccttttgaaatttcatggttttgtgcattaattCGTCattaaatctgatctgatctttatctaagtccagagtattaacaaatatgatgcacctaaaacaaattctgatctttcatgcctttattgagaacaaccacaaaaacctcacagtgaaaGTAGTAGCTccacaaaataattttcttccaggtatgctatTGCCTGATTCCAATGAGCTAACCCTAAcgcttttttgaggtcattattccaagggttgacacactttttccactagcactatgaagtttttatggttgttctttataataatataatgtttctttatttggtCATTAGGTTATAAACTTTTGATATAATGGTTAACtcattaaaagataaaatttCTTGCCATCACAAGTTTTGGAGAGAAAGCCAAAGTGAGATGTTGTCACAAGCTAACTTTACAGTGGAGCCCATGAAGCAGCACTAACATGACTTTAATATAATTATCTAAATGAGCCGTTTGGAAGcgaaaacaaacatgaaaatggCATAAATGACCCAAATATCTATTAGATTGTGGATACTGGGTCTACTGTCTTATTGCATAAATAGATGTTTATAATGAACATTTGGGGTGCATCCAATTTCTATTTCAAATAGAATTTGAAATTCTGTTGGTGCTTTACTGGGTATAATTCAGAAAAACTGGACGATGTATGATAAAGCTGTAAAAGAAGTAAGTTTATGATAGTGATAATGGCCAAGCTATAAAAAGAAGAGGAATGGAAAATGCCAACGGTACAATAATAGGAAAACTGAGGTAGAATATTGTTGTTTCATGAAAGATTTGATAGAAAACATGTGAAAGTACTGCAGTGCCTTCTGGGGGTTAAGTGGGTGTAGTTGGAGACAACACTCATGTTAGctcgttgtgtgtgtgtaggttttgCAGGTATTTCTCAAGTACTACTTTTGTTTCCACGAGGACTTTTTGACTTTCACTGGAGTCTGTACTCACACCGAGGGGAAGTGGGTCATAATTCTCCTGAAGAGCCTCAAACTGGGCcaaggcttaaaaaaaaaataaacagagatgTACCAACGTTCTTCACTGTAGGGGACTTATGAAAGGGATTAGTACACCTTAGGAGGAAAGAATTAGGCTTCAGAAGAACATTTTCTTATTGTAAAGATGAAAGGAAAACTCCAGCCCCCTTAAAtctaaatacaaacataagACGACTTTGATACTTGTCGGTATTTGGTGGAGAGAGGTGGGGACGTGAATGCCATTACTGAGTTCAGCTTTTAAAGCTTCACTCGGATCTGAGATATTCACACAGGTGAGCAGGAACTTTTTTGAAAGATTTCACCTTGACGCTgtgaagaaaacacaatgatCACCTGTGAACAGCTGAGCTGTGCTCAATGATTTGAAACTGTATCTGCACTGTaagacacagtgtaaagcaaGCATCCTGACAGGAGTTACTAAAAGCGGTATTGTTCCATCTGAGAAGCTCCACCAGCAGGAGTATGGTCTTTATAAACACATGAGCGTCTTCT encodes the following:
- the LOC113162244 gene encoding voltage-dependent calcium channel gamma-4 subunit; protein product: MAWCDRGFQTLLAIVGAFAAFSLMTIAIGTDYWLYSRAYICNATNVTTDETQMQTKKVKGDLTHSGLWRICCIEGINKGSCFRINHFPEDNDYDTDSSEYILRIVRASSLFPILSTVLLMLGGLCVGVGRVYNSKNNILLSAGILFVAAGLSNIIGIIVYISSNAGDPSDKKDEDKKSQYNYGWSFYFGALSFIVAESVGVLAVNIYIEKNKETRFRARRDFIKTTSSSSPYSRIPSYRYRRRRSRSSSRSTDPSREPSPVRMKMGGGCGGGGGGLGMGLPMGDISLYALSRDPLKSGSGTAGPYSPERDSGFLQVHNCFQKDLKDGVNRRTTPV